The Phycisphaeraceae bacterium genome has a window encoding:
- a CDS encoding DUF1080 domain-containing protein, protein MLTAPGKPSLLLLLVAWLVGCAGSAACGSPPSDDRRGEPIFNGRDLSGWKGLVRDPIARSKMSPETLAAEQRKADELVRAHWRVENGEIINDGHGPHLCTERHYRDFELWLDWKISPGADSGIYLRGSPQVQIWDTIHGIEPAKVGSGGLYNNQKHRSTPLVKADRPAGEWNAFHIRMIGERVTVTLNGQLVVDDVPMENYWDRSRPIFVSEQIELQTHGGEIRFRDIRLREIGADEANEYLRTRDADGFTPLFNGADLTGWIGSTSGYFVQDGVLICDPATGGTLLTSDEYADFTLRFEFRLPPGGNNGLALRAPATGNPAYEGMEIQILDDTHEKYANLLPWQYHGSVYGLVPAHRGYLRPVGEWNFEEVTLKGSRLTVVLNGTVIVEHDLAAITEPMDGQPHPGLSRRSGHLGFMGHGDRVEFRNILIRPIAPDAADEVKGDDADGAP, encoded by the coding sequence ATGCTCACTGCTCCAGGCAAGCCGTCGCTTCTTCTACTGCTCGTCGCGTGGCTCGTCGGATGCGCCGGGTCCGCGGCCTGCGGCTCGCCCCCCTCGGATGACCGCCGGGGCGAGCCGATCTTCAACGGACGTGACCTCTCCGGCTGGAAGGGACTCGTCCGCGACCCCATCGCCCGCTCGAAGATGTCCCCTGAAACGCTCGCCGCTGAGCAGCGGAAGGCGGATGAACTCGTCCGCGCCCACTGGCGCGTCGAGAACGGCGAGATCATCAACGACGGCCACGGCCCGCACCTCTGCACAGAGCGACACTACCGCGACTTCGAACTGTGGCTCGACTGGAAGATCAGCCCCGGCGCCGACTCCGGCATCTACCTGCGCGGCAGCCCGCAGGTGCAGATCTGGGACACCATCCACGGCATCGAGCCCGCCAAGGTCGGCTCCGGCGGGCTGTACAACAACCAGAAGCATCGTTCCACGCCGCTCGTCAAGGCCGACAGGCCCGCCGGTGAGTGGAACGCCTTCCACATCCGCATGATCGGCGAGCGCGTCACCGTCACGCTCAACGGTCAACTCGTCGTCGATGATGTACCCATGGAGAACTACTGGGACCGCTCACGCCCCATCTTCGTCAGCGAGCAGATCGAACTGCAGACTCACGGCGGCGAAATCCGCTTTCGTGACATCCGGTTGCGCGAGATCGGCGCGGACGAGGCCAATGAATACCTCCGCACGCGCGACGCCGACGGCTTCACGCCCCTCTTCAACGGCGCCGACCTCACCGGCTGGATCGGCTCCACCAGCGGCTATTTCGTGCAGGATGGCGTTCTCATCTGCGACCCGGCCACCGGCGGCACGCTCCTCACCAGCGACGAGTACGCCGACTTCACATTGCGGTTCGAGTTCCGGCTCCCGCCCGGCGGCAACAACGGGCTGGCTCTGCGCGCGCCCGCCACAGGCAATCCCGCCTACGAGGGCATGGAAATCCAGATCCTCGACGACACGCATGAAAAGTACGCCAACCTCCTGCCCTGGCAGTATCACGGCTCGGTGTACGGGTTGGTTCCCGCGCACCGCGGCTACCTGCGGCCCGTGGGCGAGTGGAACTTCGAGGAGGTCACTCTCAAGGGCTCGCGCCTCACCGTCGTCCTCAACGGCACGGTGATCGTGGAGCATGATCTCGCCGCCATCACCGAGCCGATGGACGGCCAGCCGCACCCGGGGCTGTCGCGCCGCTCGGGACACCTGGGCTTCATGGGACACGGCGACCGCGTCGAGTTCCGCAACATTCTCATCCGCCCCATTGCGCCAGACGCTGCGGATGAAGTCAAGGGCGATGACGCCGATGGCGCACCATGA
- the trpC gene encoding indole-3-glycerol phosphate synthase TrpC — protein MPVTLEQIVARKRVEVAQSRQKTPLETLRERVGSCDKPRNFFSAVVNGRDRDRGHSRIIAEIKRKSPSAGVIREDFDPVRIARQYHQGGASALSVLTDDRDFGGRLEFIAQVREAVPLPVLRKDFIIDEYQVWEARAAGADAVLLIAEVLSEGELLDLMILVRELGMTSLVEVHAVETLLKVKNHIGFPHAGYSLLGINNRDLATMKTDVSHTLRVIEFVEDRRVVVAESGIHSRADLARLRQKDVRIALVGEHLLRQPDPGAALRDLLSRDPDDE, from the coding sequence ATGCCGGTGACGCTGGAACAGATCGTGGCGCGCAAGCGCGTGGAGGTGGCGCAATCGCGGCAGAAAACACCGCTGGAAACCCTGCGCGAGCGCGTCGGCTCGTGCGACAAGCCGCGCAACTTCTTCAGCGCGGTGGTCAACGGGCGCGACCGGGACCGCGGACACTCGCGCATCATCGCCGAGATCAAGCGCAAGAGCCCCTCCGCCGGGGTGATCCGCGAGGATTTCGATCCCGTCCGCATCGCCAGACAGTATCACCAGGGCGGGGCCTCGGCGCTCTCAGTGCTGACGGATGACCGCGATTTCGGCGGACGGCTGGAGTTCATCGCCCAGGTCCGCGAGGCGGTCCCCCTGCCCGTGCTGCGCAAGGACTTCATCATCGACGAGTACCAGGTGTGGGAGGCCCGCGCCGCCGGGGCCGACGCCGTGCTGCTCATCGCCGAGGTGCTCAGCGAGGGTGAACTGCTGGACCTGATGATCCTGGTGCGCGAGCTGGGCATGACGTCGCTGGTCGAGGTTCACGCCGTCGAAACCCTGCTCAAGGTGAAGAACCACATCGGCTTCCCCCACGCGGGCTACTCGCTGCTGGGCATCAACAACCGTGATCTGGCGACCATGAAGACCGATGTGTCGCACACGCTGCGGGTGATCGAGTTCGTGGAGGACCGCCGTGTGGTGGTGGCGGAGTCGGGCATTCACTCCCGCGCCGACCTGGCCCGGCTGCGTCAGAAGGACGTGCGCATCGCCCTGGTCGGGGAGCATCTCCTGCGCCAGCCCGACCCCGGCGCCGCGTTGCGCGACCTGCTCTCGCGCGATCCGGACGACGAGTGA
- the mgtE gene encoding magnesium transporter — protein MLTSDRSEGDGVTNGNVPIGAAPPSRLADVADPSPQDVQAASMIAHTIDAETLAGVIEQQEPPDAADTLEALDEEQAAEVLEKMEDEIAAEALAEMQKPLATGVITDLVDEDPAYAGRLLELMSPDDAADLLQALPDQPRGVVLASMAPETRRTLAHLAKYDRESAGGLMTTEFLALKADMTVPQAIEYIRAHDLPEDTQTAMIVDAKGHLVGVLGLQRLLLAKTAQRLSDLMNAEVDFVRPEMDREHVARVFDRYDYALLPVVDRDRRLLGVITFDDVIDIIREEQTEDTQKMVGAGAVEAVYSSLGTKVRSRFPWLLVNLFTSTLAAIVVLQFEGLIGELAVLAVLMPVIANQAGNAGQQSLAVTLRGIVLDEIRPGRVAHLLLREAGVGLFNGLVAGALVGTGLAVIGTFFTEGASWRLGLIAGLAMMGALTIGCFVGSAMPITMRRLGFDPATGSTIFLTMTTDTVSFFTFLGLASMLSSWLLQQA, from the coding sequence ATGCTCACCTCCGATCGCTCCGAGGGAGATGGTGTGACGAACGGGAATGTCCCGATCGGCGCGGCGCCGCCGTCGCGCCTGGCCGACGTCGCCGACCCTTCGCCGCAGGATGTGCAGGCGGCCTCCATGATCGCGCACACCATCGACGCCGAGACACTGGCGGGCGTCATCGAGCAGCAGGAGCCGCCCGACGCAGCCGACACGCTCGAAGCCCTCGATGAGGAGCAGGCGGCGGAAGTCCTCGAAAAGATGGAGGATGAGATCGCCGCCGAGGCCCTGGCGGAGATGCAGAAGCCGCTGGCGACCGGGGTCATCACGGACCTGGTTGATGAAGACCCCGCCTACGCCGGTCGGCTGCTGGAGCTCATGTCGCCTGACGACGCCGCCGACCTGCTGCAGGCCCTGCCCGATCAGCCGCGCGGCGTGGTGCTGGCCAGCATGGCTCCCGAGACGCGCCGCACCCTCGCCCACCTGGCGAAGTATGACCGCGAGTCGGCGGGCGGTCTGATGACCACCGAGTTCCTGGCGCTCAAGGCCGACATGACGGTGCCGCAGGCCATCGAATACATCCGAGCCCACGACCTGCCCGAGGACACGCAGACCGCCATGATCGTGGACGCCAAGGGACACCTCGTCGGAGTGCTGGGGCTGCAGCGGCTGCTGCTGGCCAAGACGGCCCAGCGACTGTCGGATCTCATGAACGCCGAGGTGGATTTCGTCCGCCCGGAGATGGACCGCGAACATGTGGCGCGGGTGTTTGACCGCTACGACTACGCCCTGCTGCCGGTGGTGGACCGCGACCGACGGCTGCTCGGCGTCATCACGTTCGATGACGTGATCGACATCATCCGCGAGGAGCAGACCGAGGACACGCAGAAGATGGTGGGCGCCGGCGCGGTCGAGGCGGTGTATTCCTCGCTCGGGACCAAGGTGCGCAGCCGCTTCCCCTGGCTGCTGGTCAACCTGTTCACCTCCACGCTGGCCGCGATCGTGGTGCTGCAGTTCGAAGGGTTGATCGGCGAACTGGCGGTGCTGGCGGTGCTGATGCCCGTCATCGCCAACCAGGCGGGCAACGCGGGCCAGCAGTCGCTGGCGGTGACGCTGCGAGGCATCGTGCTGGACGAAATCCGCCCGGGCCGCGTGGCCCACCTGCTTCTGCGCGAGGCGGGCGTGGGGCTCTTCAACGGTCTTGTCGCGGGCGCGCTCGTCGGCACGGGGCTGGCGGTCATCGGCACGTTCTTCACCGAGGGCGCCTCGTGGCGGCTCGGGCTGATCGCCGGACTGGCCATGATGGGCGCACTCACCATCGGATGCTTCGTCGGCAGCGCCATGCCCATCACGATGCGGCGGCTGGGCTTCGATCCGGCGACGGGATCGACCATCTTCCTCACCATGACCACCGACACGGTGAGCTTCTTCACCTTCCTCGGACTGGCCAGCATGCTCTCCTCATGGCTGCTTCAGCAGGCCTGA
- a CDS encoding histidine phosphatase family protein: protein MRTLLLIRHAKAVDREQWSGPDADRPLAAAGIRQAHRLAGQLADAGINRVLSSPAVRCVQTVKPLADGLELPVEIDPSLMEGEAIVLPKWRGVLALCAHGDNIPALLRELGLDDHPCRKGSVWEVAWDSSGRKPGAARYREM, encoded by the coding sequence ATGAGAACGCTCCTGCTCATCCGGCACGCCAAGGCGGTGGACCGTGAACAGTGGTCCGGCCCGGACGCTGATCGCCCGCTTGCCGCAGCAGGCATCCGTCAGGCGCATCGGCTGGCGGGTCAGTTGGCGGACGCCGGCATCAATCGAGTTCTCTCCTCGCCCGCAGTTCGATGCGTGCAGACCGTCAAGCCGCTGGCCGATGGCCTGGAACTGCCGGTCGAGATCGACCCTTCGCTCATGGAGGGAGAGGCCATTGTTCTTCCGAAGTGGCGAGGCGTGCTGGCCCTCTGCGCCCACGGCGACAACATTCCCGCCCTGCTGCGGGAGCTGGGGCTGGATGACCACCCATGCCGCAAGGGCTCGGTATGGGAAGTGGCCTGGGATTCGAGCGGCCGCAAGCCCGGCGCGGCCCGGTATCGCGAGATGTGA
- a CDS encoding endonuclease/exonuclease/phosphatase family protein produces the protein MPLLPVMLLLGGPSERSSDSAGVIEASRRRDGLTVVSFNIRYDNPGDGENAWPKRRDRVIALLRSFEADLIGLQEVLPSQRRDLEAALGRTTDETGKPGTGYVFRGVGRDDGVNRGEQSPVLYRADRFEEVAWGTWWLSETPDKPSRGWDAALNRVATWVRLKDRVTGQSLLAVSTHFDHRGEQARLESARWLASRLADEPRVVLLGDFNARPGSPPHLALTTVEAREDATTRALRDAAGDDASPTWCDWDGEPDEGMRIDWILLRGYEVERYQVPAWSDRTRPESDHLPVAARLRPE, from the coding sequence ATGCCTCTTCTTCCGGTGATGCTTCTTCTTGGCGGACCATCTGAGAGGAGTTCCGATTCCGCCGGGGTGATCGAGGCGTCTCGCCGCCGCGATGGACTCACCGTGGTGTCGTTCAACATTCGCTACGACAACCCGGGGGACGGCGAGAACGCCTGGCCGAAAAGGCGCGATCGCGTGATCGCGCTGCTGCGGTCGTTCGAGGCGGATCTCATCGGGCTGCAGGAGGTGCTGCCCAGCCAGCGCCGCGACCTGGAGGCGGCGCTTGGACGGACGACCGATGAGACGGGAAAGCCGGGGACCGGCTACGTATTCCGGGGCGTGGGCCGGGATGACGGCGTCAACAGGGGGGAACAGTCGCCCGTGCTCTACCGGGCCGATCGATTCGAGGAAGTCGCCTGGGGCACGTGGTGGCTCAGCGAGACGCCCGACAAGCCCAGCCGCGGGTGGGACGCGGCGCTCAATCGCGTGGCCACGTGGGTGCGGCTGAAGGATCGCGTGACGGGTCAGTCGCTGCTCGCGGTCTCGACGCACTTCGATCACCGGGGCGAGCAGGCGCGGCTGGAATCGGCTCGCTGGCTCGCGTCTCGCCTGGCGGATGAGCCGCGCGTCGTGCTTCTGGGAGACTTCAACGCCCGGCCCGGTTCGCCGCCTCACCTGGCGCTGACGACCGTGGAGGCGCGTGAAGACGCCACCACGCGCGCCCTGCGTGACGCCGCCGGCGATGACGCTTCGCCCACCTGGTGCGACTGGGACGGCGAGCCGGATGAGGGAATGCGCATCGACTGGATTCTGCTGCGCGGGTACGAGGTCGAGCGTTACCAGGTGCCGGCGTGGTCGGATCGAACCAGACCCGAGAGCGATCACCTGCCGGTGGCGGCGCGGCTGCGACCGGAGTGA
- a CDS encoding CPBP family intramembrane metalloprotease codes for MFARRLLRLPRPPAPGPGGLGSRELTAALVLLLFFAGMYLAQPLGAGLLAAVTKPPDAVRQAYAGGVISPETVRLGVVLRSGGYLAAGLVIAAWLMVRPRMGGGQATGQPLDSSFIARTDQSAPVPRRMVRAAAAGLIGLLLIWPLLHWVSFIGAGVQTWLTGRSPDVLAHDALRMLTDPAAGPWRFGAMALVIVGAPIVEEAAYRGMLQPALTTLLRSRWWAIVVTSVIFVAPHAAVVAPHALPTLFVLSLGFGLARERGGGVLAPIVMHAAFNGANVALALTVG; via the coding sequence GTGTTCGCCCGACGGCTGCTCCGACTGCCTCGTCCGCCCGCTCCCGGACCGGGGGGGTTGGGCTCGCGGGAACTGACGGCCGCGCTCGTCCTGCTGCTTTTCTTCGCGGGGATGTACCTGGCCCAGCCGCTGGGGGCGGGTCTGTTGGCGGCGGTGACGAAGCCGCCTGACGCCGTTCGCCAGGCGTACGCGGGGGGGGTGATCTCGCCTGAGACGGTCCGACTGGGTGTGGTGCTGCGCAGCGGCGGCTATCTCGCGGCGGGACTGGTCATCGCGGCATGGCTGATGGTGCGGCCGAGGATGGGTGGGGGTCAGGCGACCGGTCAGCCGCTGGATTCGTCGTTCATCGCCCGGACTGATCAATCAGCCCCCGTTCCGCGACGAATGGTCCGCGCGGCGGCGGCGGGACTCATCGGGCTCCTGCTCATCTGGCCGCTGCTTCATTGGGTGAGTTTCATCGGCGCCGGTGTGCAGACGTGGCTGACCGGACGCTCGCCGGACGTGCTGGCCCACGACGCCCTGCGGATGCTGACCGACCCCGCCGCGGGGCCCTGGCGGTTCGGCGCGATGGCGCTGGTCATCGTGGGGGCGCCGATCGTTGAAGAGGCGGCGTACCGCGGCATGCTGCAACCGGCGCTGACGACGCTGCTCCGTTCGCGGTGGTGGGCGATCGTGGTGACGTCGGTCATTTTCGTCGCGCCCCACGCCGCCGTCGTCGCGCCGCACGCGCTGCCCACGCTGTTCGTGCTGTCGCTGGGCTTCGGACTGGCGCGGGAGCGCGGCGGGGGGGTGCTGGCCCCCATCGTCATGCACGCGGCGTTCAACGGGGCGAACGTCGCCCTGGCGCTGACCGTGGGGTGA
- a CDS encoding YdeI/OmpD-associated family protein, with protein sequence MADASPVLDPRIDACIERAAPFARPILTRLRSLIHRGCPQVIETLKWNSPAFEHHGILCGFAAFKKHCALGFWKEALLADGASAEDIKALDALGRIESEDALPSDAAIIRLIRRAAKLNEDGVKLPAGKKSRKPPPRTPPDLAAALRQSPEAAANFKGFSPSHKREYIEWITEAKQPETRARRLATAVEWIAQGKGRNWKYERKG encoded by the coding sequence ATGGCAGACGCGTCTCCCGTCCTCGACCCCCGCATCGACGCCTGCATCGAACGTGCCGCGCCGTTCGCCCGTCCCATCCTCACCCGGCTCCGCTCGCTCATCCACCGGGGTTGTCCGCAGGTGATCGAGACGCTCAAGTGGAACTCGCCTGCCTTCGAGCACCACGGCATCCTGTGCGGTTTCGCGGCGTTCAAGAAGCACTGCGCTCTCGGATTCTGGAAGGAAGCGCTGCTGGCCGACGGCGCCTCGGCGGAGGACATCAAGGCGCTTGATGCACTGGGACGCATCGAGTCCGAGGACGCCCTGCCTTCCGATGCCGCGATCATCCGGCTCATCCGCAGGGCGGCGAAACTCAACGAGGACGGCGTGAAGCTCCCCGCCGGAAAGAAGTCGAGGAAGCCCCCGCCGCGCACGCCGCCCGACCTGGCGGCGGCTCTCAGGCAGTCGCCCGAGGCGGCGGCGAACTTCAAGGGCTTCAGCCCCTCGCACAAGCGCGAATACATCGAGTGGATCACCGAGGCCAAGCAGCCCGAAACCCGCGCCCGGCGCCTCGCCACTGCGGTGGAGTGGATCGCGCAGGGCAAGGGACGGAACTGGAAGTATGAGCGGAAGGGATGA
- the upp gene encoding uracil phosphoribosyltransferase: protein MSGIPSDHHNLRVFDHPLIQTKLTRLRDRATVTGDFRRLLNEIAALMTFEISRDFPTKEVAVVTPLERTVGRALSRPVTLVPILRAGMGMTDGILALIPEARVGHIGIYRDESSLEPVAYYAKFPPDMAQGPVLLVDPMLATGGSATHAVGELKKRGCRDIKMVCLVCAPPGVMRLGEHHPDVVVYTASLDRQLNERGYILPGLGDAGDRIFGTQ, encoded by the coding sequence ATGTCCGGCATTCCGTCCGATCATCACAACCTGCGGGTGTTCGATCATCCGCTGATTCAGACGAAACTCACGCGTCTGCGCGACAGGGCGACTGTGACGGGCGACTTCCGGCGTCTGCTCAACGAGATCGCGGCGCTGATGACGTTCGAGATCAGCCGCGACTTTCCCACGAAGGAGGTCGCCGTGGTCACGCCTCTGGAGCGGACCGTGGGGCGGGCGCTGAGCCGGCCAGTCACGCTGGTGCCGATCCTGCGGGCGGGAATGGGCATGACCGATGGCATCCTGGCGCTGATTCCCGAGGCCCGCGTGGGGCACATCGGCATCTACCGGGATGAATCGTCGCTGGAGCCGGTGGCGTATTACGCCAAGTTCCCTCCCGACATGGCCCAGGGGCCGGTGCTGCTGGTGGACCCCATGCTGGCCACGGGCGGTTCGGCCACGCACGCGGTGGGCGAACTGAAGAAACGGGGCTGCCGCGACATCAAGATGGTGTGCCTGGTCTGCGCCCCGCCGGGCGTCATGCGGCTGGGGGAGCATCATCCGGACGTGGTGGTGTACACGGCGTCGCTGGACCGGCAGCTCAACGAGCGCGGCTACATCCTGCCCGGCCTGGGCGACGCGGGCGACCGGATCTTCGGCACCCAGTGA
- a CDS encoding site-specific DNA-methyltransferase: MAEHKNTDFNRPGGYAMPKGATQVQRRVADQLRTADICLFGDTVPPHSPTQPDDPLQPAFHAANPDTRVYVGDCRDVLANLPDRGHVDLVFADPPFNWDVPYDEWRDGMPRAEYERFTFDWLDGCVEALAPHGSIWVNIPDDTAAEVVMHLKRRGLTMINWCIWHFRFGQNRNSSFIMSKVHALYFVKDPDNRIWNPDAVLELSDRAAIYADPRTMAKESNKGLRVPMDVWYGKYWGRIQGNNKERRHRHHNQIPEVYLERVIKACSNPATDGRPASLVLDPFLGSGTTSTVARALGRRSIGIEFSRGNAKSAWERITEIGMIPRDAEQPQSTAIFPNRRKQRVKRQSVTA; this comes from the coding sequence ATGGCTGAGCACAAGAACACAGATTTCAACCGCCCCGGCGGCTACGCCATGCCCAAGGGCGCCACGCAGGTGCAGCGGCGGGTGGCGGACCAGCTTCGCACCGCCGACATCTGCCTGTTCGGGGACACCGTTCCACCCCATTCTCCCACGCAGCCGGATGATCCGCTGCAACCCGCCTTTCACGCCGCGAACCCCGACACGCGGGTCTACGTGGGCGACTGCCGCGATGTGCTGGCCAACCTGCCGGATCGCGGCCACGTGGACCTGGTCTTCGCCGACCCGCCCTTCAACTGGGATGTGCCCTACGACGAGTGGCGCGACGGCATGCCTCGCGCCGAGTACGAGCGGTTCACCTTCGACTGGCTGGACGGCTGCGTCGAGGCCCTCGCGCCGCACGGGTCGATCTGGGTGAACATCCCGGACGACACCGCCGCCGAGGTGGTGATGCACCTCAAGCGCCGCGGGCTGACCATGATCAACTGGTGCATCTGGCATTTTCGGTTCGGGCAGAACCGCAACTCCTCGTTCATCATGTCCAAGGTTCACGCGCTCTACTTTGTGAAAGACCCGGACAATCGCATCTGGAACCCGGACGCGGTGCTGGAGCTCTCCGACCGGGCCGCCATCTACGCCGATCCGCGCACCATGGCCAAGGAGTCCAACAAGGGGTTGCGCGTGCCCATGGATGTGTGGTACGGCAAGTACTGGGGCCGCATCCAGGGCAACAACAAGGAACGCCGCCACCGCCACCACAACCAGATTCCCGAGGTCTATCTGGAGCGGGTCATCAAGGCGTGCAGCAACCCGGCGACTGACGGGCGGCCAGCATCACTGGTCCTTGACCCCTTCCTCGGCTCGGGCACCACGTCCACGGTGGCCCGCGCCCTGGGGCGGCGGTCGATCGGGATCGAGTTCTCGCGCGGTAACGCCAAGAGCGCGTGGGAACGCATCACGGAAATCGGCATGATTCCGCGCGACGCCGAGCAGCCACAGTCCACGGCGATCTTCCCCAATCGCCGCAAGCAGCGCGTGAAACGCCAGAGCGTGACCGCGTAG